The Acidobacteriota bacterium region TGACGTTGTTGCCTTCCAGTTGACGGCTGCCCGCGAATTCGTTCCCGAGCAGTTGTCGCTGGGACTCGGCCTGCAACTGCTTCGCGCGGACCTGATGTTCAACGACGTGATTCTACGGCCCAATCCGCGGTCGGGCATCGTCGCCGAGCGGCCGCGTGATTACATCCCGGAACTCACGCGAAACGACGGGAGCGGCTGGGGATTCGGACTGACCGCGGGCATGATGTGGAAACCCATCGAAAGGCTCAGCGTGGGCGTGAACGCGCGCCTGCCGTTCGACATCACCATCGACGGTACCACCATGCTGATGTACATTCTCCCCAAGAACAACTGGGTCAAGAAGGAAGCAGGCGACCTGAACACCGTCGACTACCTGTTTGCCTCGGGGACCGTGCTGGCCCTGGTCGGCGATATGCGGGCTGAGCTCGCGCTTCCGCCGTCGATCGCCGGCGGGATTGCCTTTGACCTCACTCAACGGCTGACCATAGCCGTCGATGCCGAATATACACTGTGGTCGCAGTACGAAGGGCTGGCGTTCACCTACTCGGACTTCGCGAAGCCTCAGAGTATCTTCGTGGATTCCATAATGGATTTCTTCTCGGCAGACATGAGCCGGAAGGCCGTTTGGGAGAACGCCGGGAAGGTCATGGCAGGGGCGAAGTACGAGCCCGTCGACTTCCTGACCCTCCTCGGCGGCGTCTCGGTGGACCAGTCCCCCATGCGCAACACCGCGGAACGCATCCCGCAGTTCGTCGACACGGGTGACAAGTACGGCTTCAACCTCGGGTTTGTGGCACATGTCGAACAGTGGGACATCGGGCTTATCACCAGCTATTTTGCTTATCCGGACCTTCAGACGCCGCTGGTCGACGTTGACAACGACGGCCTCGATGACAGTTTTCCCGGCGACTACAAGGCCGCCACTTATGAAACCGTCCTGTCGCTCAACTATCGGTTCTAGGAGAATAAGCCATGCCACGACACGCAGTTCTATTCGCGATATTCCTGGTCTCGGCGCTGCTGACGGTTCTTGGTTGCGATGACCGCGGCACCGGCGTTCCCGTTACGTCCTACGAGTCATGGGGAGTGTGGCCAACGTCAGATCATTCGTTCGACCGTGACCTGGCCTTGCAGTTAAACAATGATGGTGAGCTCTGGACGGGATCGACGTATATCCCGAGCATCGCCATGCCCCCGCCGACCGGGCAATCCAAGCCGGTCCCGGTGCTCATTCTCCTGCCGCCTCAGAACGGTGACCAACTCTACTTTCTCCGAGCCGGCCTGCTGGAGCTGGCCCAGGAGATGATTGAGGCCGGCGAAATCGTGCCCATGGTTATCCACTGCCCGGCCAACGCCAGCGCTTTCGGAGGCTTCTTCTACGGCAACAGCATGCCGGCCGGTCGCGCCGACAGCATTATCGGCGACCGTATGATCACTGAATACCTCGCCACCAGAATACCGGCCATTATCGAGACGCTAAGATGCAAGCGGGGCATCGGCGGTGTCGGCATGGGTGGCTATGGCGCCTTGCGCGCGGCTATGAAGCACCCCGACATGTTCGGCTCCATCACCGTATCCGACGGCCCGCTGGACTTCGACGGCGCCGACGGCAACAGCGGCCTGATGGATCTCTTTGACGATGCCCTGGCAGAACAACTGAACATCGCGGACTATAGCAAGCTGGACACCAGCATTGTCGGCATCGATACGACCATCGCGCCCATTGACACGTTCACCTACAGGAAATTCGACAGCGGGCGCGGGCTGGTCACGCTGCCGCTTTCACGGCTCTTTATTGGCGGTTCGCTGGCGTTCTCCCCGCACGACACCCTCGTCGACTGGGTATACAACTATCAGGGCAATTACACTATCAATCAGCGGTTCAGCATTACCGACTCGTCGACTCTGATAGACAGGCTAGTGGGCAAGATCGAGGACCCGCAATCCAAATGGGACTTTCACCTGCCGTTCGACTCACTGGGACAGGTAGCTGACTCTATCTGGCCGCTCTGGATGACCAACAATCTCGACTCGATCTACGCGCAGATGAGCACCGTGGTCGGCTACGGCCCGCTCGACAGCATCAACATCTGGATCGGCCGCAATGTCGGCATGACTGACGGCATTCCGGACGCTAAATGGAACTATTACGAGATGACCGAATCATGGGTTAATACCCTCACCCAGGTGCACGGTCTCAATGTAAACGTGTACGATTACTCAAGCCTCGACGCGGAACCCGTGAGGGACGACGAGTACGCCTACGACCTGCTTCGGCAGATGCTCCTGTTCCACTCGAAGTGTTTTGAGAAATAACTCTCAGGAGAGATGACAGGCCCGGAGGATTCCCTTTCTCCGGGCTTTTTTCTTGGCACAGGGCACAGTGGACACCAAGGCTGACACATACGATTTGCTGTCAATCGGGGCGCACCCGGATGACGTTGAGGTCGGCACCGGCGGGGTGCTGATCGATCTCTCCGAGCGCGGCTGCCGTTGCGGGATCGTGAGTCTGACCCGCGGTGAAATGGGCACCGGCGGCACGGCCGACGAACGATCCGCAGAGATGGCCGAGGCTGCCCGAATCATGGGCGCGGACATCGTCAAGACCTTCGACTGGGGTGACACCCGCCTCGAGGACGCCTACGAAAAGCGGCTGGCACTGGCGGAAGTCATCCGGGCCGCCAGACCTCGCGTTCTGCTGGCCCCCTGCCCGCAGGTTGGGCACGGCCTCCGGCAGTCACACCCGGATCACCTGGCGGCGGGTCTGCTGACGCTCAATGCCGCCAATCTGGCCGGCTTGAGAAAAGTCGGTCTGCCCGGTGAACCGCACACCGTGACGAGAGTCTTCCACTATTTTCTGCCGCCCGGGACCTGCCCGGACTTTGTCGTGGATATCACGCCCCATTACGACCGCTGGATAAAGGCTCTCTCGGCACACCGCTCGCAGTTTCTCAATCCGGAGAAATCCCGCGATTACCTCGAGAGTATCACGGCCAGGGCGCGCTCACACGGACTCCAGGTTCGCTGCAAGTACGGCCAGGCTTTTCTCGCGGCTGAACCGGTGGTGGTGGGAGATATCCTGACACTGGCAACATTGGACGAACACTGACGGACGGACTTTCCGGCCGGACCGGGCCGTCAGGAGGTCGCCGTCCGCACGGCCGCGAAGGCGTTGCGCAGGTCGATGATCAGATCGTCGATGTTCTCGACTCCGACCGAGAGCCGCACGAGGCTGTCGCCGATGCCGTTCTGCCGGCGGACCTCGCCCGGGACTGAGGCGTGCGTCATTGAAGCCGGGTGGCTGATCAATGATTCCACGCCGCCGAGTGACTCGGCCAGCACGAACACGCGCGTCGACGTGACGAATTTCCTGACCGTTTCGAAGTCGCCTTTCAATTCAAACGAGACCATCCCGCCGGGCAGACGCATCTTGTTCGGCACGGGACGGCCGTCCTGCCCCGGATAATAGACCTTCTCCACCTGGCCCACGGTCTCAAGAAACTCGACGATTTTCATCGAGTTTAGCGAATGCCGCTCCATGCGCAGGTGCAGAGTCTTCAGGCCCCGCAGGACGAGCCAGGATTCGAAGGGGCCGAGTATGGCCCCGATGGCGTTCTGGTGAAAGCCGATCTGCTCGGCGAGCTGCTCGTTCCTGACAACGAGAGCGCCGGCGATAACGTCGCAATGGCCGGCAAGGTATTTCGATGCCGAGTGCATGACAATATCCGCGCCCAGGTCGAGCGGCTGCTGGATGTACGGACTGGCAAACGTGTTGTCGACCGCCGTCAGGATACCGCGATCTCCGGCCGTCCGCGAAACGGCGGGAATGTCCACGAGGTGCAGCAGCGGATTGGTCGGCGTCTCGATCCAGAATAGGCGCGTGCTCGGCGTCACGGCCGACTCGAAATCGGCCGGGTCGCGGCCGTCCACGTACGTGAAGCTGATGCCGAACTTCCGCATCACCTGCTCGAACTGGCGGCGCGTGCCGCCGTAGAGGTCATTCACGGCCACCACGTGGTCGCCGGCCTTGAGCAGGTGCAGTACCGTGGCGATGGCGGCCAGGCCGGACGAGAACGCATAGCCGTGCGTGCCGTTCTCCAGCGAGGCCAGGGCGTCCTCAAGCGCCTTGCGCGTGGGATTGGCCGAGCGGGAGTAAACGTAGCCGGATTCGTCGCCGGGAGACTTTACCTGATACGTGGAACTCGGGAAGATCGGGGTGGCGACCGATCCGGTCTGGTCCTGGGGCACCCGGCCGGCGTGAATCGCCCGGGTTTCGAACCGGCTGTTCTTCAGCGTGCGTTCATCCGCCATGTCTAATTCAGAAATCCTTTCTCTTTCATCCAGTCGTCGTTGTACATCTTGCTGATATACTTGGCGCCGCTGTCGGGCAGGATAACCACCACCGTCTTGTCGGCCTCGAGTTTCGCGGCGTGCTTCAGAGCAACGTGCACGGCCGCACCGGAGGACCCGCCGACGAAAATCCCCTCTGTACGCGTCAGTTCACGACCGGCCAGGAAGCACTCCTCGTCCGTCACCTGGTAGATCCTGTCAATGTACGAAAAATCGATCGACGGGCACAGCATATCCTCCCCGATTCCTTCCACCTGATAGGTCCGGGGCCGAACAAGAGTCCCGTCCCGGTGATACTGGTAGTACACCGACCCGACCGGATCCGCCGCAACAACCTCGATGTTCGGCTTCTTCTCCTTGAGAAACCTCGCCGTCCCCGAAATGGTGCCTCCGGTTCCGATGCCGCCGACCAGAACGTCAAGGCGGCCTCCCGTCTGCCGCCAGATCTCCGGTCCCGTACTCCGATAGTGGGCTTCGGCGTTGTTCAGGTTGAAGTACTGGCCGATCCAGAAAGAGCCGGGGGTCTCGCGATGCAGCCGTTTGCCCGTCTCGTAGTAGCTCTCGGGCGAGTCCGCCGGGATGTCGGTCGGGCAGATGTGGACCTCGGCACCAAATGCCTTGAGCGTATCCACCTTTTCCCGGGACATTTTGTCCGGAACCGTCAGAATCGCCTGGTAGCCGTTGGCGGAGGCAAACATGGCGACGGCTGCCCCGGTGTTGCCCGAGGTGGCTTCGACAATCGTCCCGCCCGGTCTGAGTTCGCCTGACTCCACGGCTTTCTTCAGGATGTACACGACCATGCGGTCCTTAATCGAGCCGGACGGGTTGAGAAATTCCGGCTTGACCAGGATGGCGGCTTTGACGTCGCGGCGGCTGGTCATGCGGCGCAGCCTGACCAGCGGCGTGTTGCCGACCACCTCTGTTATGTCGTCGGCATAGAAGCCGTTAGAAGCTTTTGGCGCTCGATGGCGCCCAAATAGTTTGGTCTTTCTCATGACTATACCTGGCTTAAGCTGGTTAATTATTCGGATAAAAAAAATCCACCATCGTCAGCCGAGGTGGACCCTGCATACCCGGGGATTACTGTACCGGCACCTTAGGGCATGGCTCGGCCCACTCCTGCGCTACAACAACAACAATCCGTATGCGGGGTAGTTCTGCTCATCACGATAAATATGTCCCTAATCTGTCTATATTGTACTGCCGGTCCCGGAATTGTCAAGCGATTTGTCTCCGAACCGGTCGCGGCGGCGGCATTCTGGTCAAACGCTGAACAGCACGCCGGCAAAAACCGTTTGACAAACAAAAACCGATTTTCGTAGTATTATCGGCCATTTGAGGCCGGTGGCCCGATCAGCGCTTCGTGCGGTTTAGCCACCGGCACGTCAGTTGTGTTTTGGCATGAACCGAACTGTATGTCAGGGACAAGATGTTTTGCGCTCAATGCCTGGAGAGAATCACCGGAAAGCCCATCCGACAGGGCGGGGAGTACTTCTGCTCCCTGGAGTGCGCTAACCTCGCCTCCGGTATCGACGTGGAAGAAGAGAGTGAGGGGTACTACGAGGAGGAACCGATAGCGGGCCTCTACGAAGAAGAAGAATAGGTCCAATCCTTCGCTGGTACCTGCCTTAGTCTCGCGAGATCTTTAGTATTTCATACCTGATCGGCCCGGCGGGAACCGTAAACTCGACCACGTCACCCACCGAGTGGCCGAGAAGCGCCTGACCTATCGGCGACTTGACCGATATTATATCCTCGTCGACATCCACCTCGTCCGGGGGGCTGATGGTATACTGAATCTCTTCGCCGCGGTCAAGGTCCCTGACAAGAACCCGGGCGAACAGGTAAACCTTGTCAGACGGAATCTTGTCAACGTCAACCGTCCGGACGCGCGAGAGTTTGTCCTCGAGTTCGGCCACCTTCCTCTCCAGCAGTCGCTGGACCTCCTTGGCGGCGTGGTATTCGGCGTTTTCGGCAAGATCGCCCAGAGCCCTGGCCCGCTTTATTTCGGCGACCAGTTTGGGGCGTTCCTCAAATTTCAGCCGTCTCAACTCGGCCTCAAGCTTGAGACGGCCTTCTTTTGATAGGTATATTGGCTCCACCATACCGAGACAATATACAACCGCTTTACCTATCCTGCAACGACGGAGTGGAGCGCCCGGCCAGAGCAAAGAAGAGAATTACCGATATCAGCAGCCCGGGAAATATCGGTTGCAGGTCGAACCAGTAGTTGCCGGTCGGCGTCAGGTACTGCGACAGGTACCAGACAAGCGAGACCAGGCCACTGACCACGACGACGGCAAAGGCAGCCGTGGGGGAAAGACGTCGCCGGCCGACGAAGGAGAAGAAGACGGGCACCAGCAGAGCCGGCGTGCCGATGGAGCCCAGCGTGTACCAGATATCGACCACCGAGCGGAAAAACACGGCCAGCACGACCGCCAGTACCACGGAAATGAGCAGGCCGAGGCGAGTATAGAACAGGATCTGCCGGTCGGTCAGGCGCGCCAGCCGTCCCGCAATGTCGTTGCCAAAAGTGCTGGCGGCGATAAAGGAGTAGGAATCGACGGTCGACATGACGGTGGCCAGCAGCGACAGGGCGAACAACCCGAGCAATCCGCTCGGCAGGACGCGCAACGCCAGAGTGGGAAACGAGGCCACGGGATCAGCCAGGTCGGGCAGGAGCGCGCGGGCATACAGGCCGCAGGAAGTGGTGAGGAAATCAAACACCATCCAGCAGACGATGGAGACCAGAATCCCGGTGCGTGCCGTGCGGGCATCCCTGACCGCGTAACACCTCTGGTAAAAAGCCGGTTCGATAAGCGTCGCCAGGGCGATCACGTACCACGTGGCGATGTACCACCCGGACCTGCCCCCGTGCCACGTCAGGTGGCCGGCCGGCAGGGCCGCGCGCAGAAACTCCAGCGAGCCGTACCCGGACACAAGGACCGCGAACAGCACGATAAACCCCGCGAACATCAGCCCAAACTGGAGCAGGTCGGTACGGACGACCGACCGAAACCCGCCGAGAAACACGTACACTATCGAAAAGAGCGTCCCGGCCGCCACTCCCGCCCAGAACGGCCAGCCGAACAGGGCTTCGCACAGGACGCCCAGCATAAGCACGTATGCAGCCGGTACGGTCATCACGAAGATGATGACCGAGCCGAGCACGGCGGTCCTGTCGTCATAGGTCTGGGCCAGGCGTTCGGGGATGGTCAGGACCTCCGACCGCCGCGCCTTCTCGGCCAGGAACAACGCGAACAGAAGAGCCGCCAGGTAATAGGGGACGCCGAAAACCAGCCAGTTGGACAGACCGTGCAGGTAGCTGTATTCCCCGACGCCGAGAATTCCCCCGTACCACGTGGACACAAGGGAAGCCACAAAGGCGGGCAGGGTCAGAACCCGCCCGCCCACGATAAGCTCGGCCACCGAACTGCTCCTGCTCAGCCGCCGGTAGAACCCCAGCCCCAGCAGGCAAACCAGGTAGAGGACAATCAGGCTGTAGTCTACGGCATGCATGAAGCGTCAGAACAATTCCAGACTCACCTGCCCGTAAAATGACCGTTCGGGGGCCACAAAGTACGCCGCCCATCCGTCAACCTGCACGGGTGATCCCGGCTGGCGCCATGCCCAGTTCTCCGCGTACGAGGCGACGGCTTCATACTTCTCGTCGAACAGATTGTCCACCCGCACGTTCAGCTTCAGCGTCCCGAGCTGCAGAAACTCGCCCACACTCACCGATGCAGCCAGGGAGGACACGAATACCGGATCTATCGAGAAATCCTCGATATTCCAGAGGTCCGCATACTGGCGGCCGATCAACTTGCCGTGATACGTCAGCCGCAACCGGCCCTTCTCATAGTCAGCCAGCACATTGGCCAGGTACTCCGGGAAGTTCGGCAGCTTCTTGTCCTTGCAGTTCACAGACTCGCTGAGCTTTACGGTATCACCCAAAATCGTGACTGAATCGACCCTATACTGGAGCAGATAGTCCTTGACGCGATTGTAGTTGAAGGCAAAGTTGCCGTTAACAATCAACTCGTCCAGGAGCTTGACGACCCCCGTAAGTTCGACGCCGGAATGGTAGGACCCGTCGACGTTGATTGTCACGTCGCGGCCTTCCCTGGACCCGGCGTACTCCAGAATCTCGTTTTTGAAATCCATGAAGAAGAGGTTGACACCCAGGGCGTACCGGTCGGTGCGGTACCTGCCGCCCAGTTCAAAATCATACAGCCGTTCCGGTTTCGCCGTGACGTCACCGGAGGCCGCGTATATGACGCCGCCGGGGTACGTGCCGACCGAGTCGATCATCTCCAGGGACGGAAACGCGCCCGGCTTGTCGGCGTCGTAAATGTCATCGTCGGTAGGCGCCCGCGAGGAAACCGCGGCGTTGGCAAACAGGCTCAGGCGCTCGTCAACCGTGTAGACAAGCCCCGCCCTCGGAGAGAAAAAGAGCCAGTCGACGTCAAAGTCATAACCCGGGAACGGTCCCATGCGCGTCTGGTCCAGCGAGTACCGCTCGTACCGGACCTGTGCGGTGACCTGGGCAGCCAGTTCGTCCGTCAGCCGGTAATACTCCTGACCGTACAGGGAGGCCACGGCTTTCCTGCCCCCGTACAGGTAGTACCGGTGGCGCGGGCTTACGGCGCCGTCAATATGCTCGGCCCAGACGACCTCGCCCCAGTGGTCGGAATCATACAGGTAGAACGAACCTCCCAGCGCGTGCGACCCATGATCATGCTGGAAGTCCAGGCGGGGGTTCCAGCCGTACTGGTTCTTGTAAACCCATTTCTGGCGAACCAGATCACCAGACGTCTGCCCGCCGGTCTGTGACGGGTCGATGCTGTACTCGATGTAATCCTGCCCCGGTTTGAACTGCTCGTAGTACCCTTTGCCCCGTATGTAGTACAGCGTGTTGGCCAGAACAACCTGCTCGGAAAGTTGGATAACGTTGTGCAACTGGTAGTGCG contains the following coding sequences:
- a CDS encoding outer membrane protein transport protein, producing MGIARFAVTVLLLLGLFAPPAAASGFENTGIGTYARGMGGAFRAIANDWTAAHYNPAGYAFILDNQLGGTGGLLHNRHELTPNYWYRDDQDNTYRNGILNGSTLFNRHDIMFNPSAGFIVRMPIWGEMVFGLSVYQPFDYAVSWQLYDPSGAGFRSYNEEASSYLPDNEYLTDLDVVAFQLTAAREFVPEQLSLGLGLQLLRADLMFNDVILRPNPRSGIVAERPRDYIPELTRNDGSGWGFGLTAGMMWKPIERLSVGVNARLPFDITIDGTTMLMYILPKNNWVKKEAGDLNTVDYLFASGTVLALVGDMRAELALPPSIAGGIAFDLTQRLTIAVDAEYTLWSQYEGLAFTYSDFAKPQSIFVDSIMDFFSADMSRKAVWENAGKVMAGAKYEPVDFLTLLGGVSVDQSPMRNTAERIPQFVDTGDKYGFNLGFVAHVEQWDIGLITSYFAYPDLQTPLVDVDNDGLDDSFPGDYKAATYETVLSLNYRF
- a CDS encoding alpha/beta hydrolase-fold protein, with the protein product MPRHAVLFAIFLVSALLTVLGCDDRGTGVPVTSYESWGVWPTSDHSFDRDLALQLNNDGELWTGSTYIPSIAMPPPTGQSKPVPVLILLPPQNGDQLYFLRAGLLELAQEMIEAGEIVPMVIHCPANASAFGGFFYGNSMPAGRADSIIGDRMITEYLATRIPAIIETLRCKRGIGGVGMGGYGALRAAMKHPDMFGSITVSDGPLDFDGADGNSGLMDLFDDALAEQLNIADYSKLDTSIVGIDTTIAPIDTFTYRKFDSGRGLVTLPLSRLFIGGSLAFSPHDTLVDWVYNYQGNYTINQRFSITDSSTLIDRLVGKIEDPQSKWDFHLPFDSLGQVADSIWPLWMTNNLDSIYAQMSTVVGYGPLDSINIWIGRNVGMTDGIPDAKWNYYEMTESWVNTLTQVHGLNVNVYDYSSLDAEPVRDDEYAYDLLRQMLLFHSKCFEK
- the bshB1 gene encoding bacillithiol biosynthesis deacetylase BshB1, which produces MAQGTVDTKADTYDLLSIGAHPDDVEVGTGGVLIDLSERGCRCGIVSLTRGEMGTGGTADERSAEMAEAARIMGADIVKTFDWGDTRLEDAYEKRLALAEVIRAARPRVLLAPCPQVGHGLRQSHPDHLAAGLLTLNAANLAGLRKVGLPGEPHTVTRVFHYFLPPGTCPDFVVDITPHYDRWIKALSAHRSQFLNPEKSRDYLESITARARSHGLQVRCKYGQAFLAAEPVVVGDILTLATLDEH
- a CDS encoding PLP-dependent aspartate aminotransferase family protein, yielding MADERTLKNSRFETRAIHAGRVPQDQTGSVATPIFPSSTYQVKSPGDESGYVYSRSANPTRKALEDALASLENGTHGYAFSSGLAAIATVLHLLKAGDHVVAVNDLYGGTRRQFEQVMRKFGISFTYVDGRDPADFESAVTPSTRLFWIETPTNPLLHLVDIPAVSRTAGDRGILTAVDNTFASPYIQQPLDLGADIVMHSASKYLAGHCDVIAGALVVRNEQLAEQIGFHQNAIGAILGPFESWLVLRGLKTLHLRMERHSLNSMKIVEFLETVGQVEKVYYPGQDGRPVPNKMRLPGGMVSFELKGDFETVRKFVTSTRVFVLAESLGGVESLISHPASMTHASVPGEVRRQNGIGDSLVRLSVGVENIDDLIIDLRNAFAAVRTATS
- a CDS encoding cysteine synthase family protein — its product is MRKTKLFGRHRAPKASNGFYADDITEVVGNTPLVRLRRMTSRRDVKAAILVKPEFLNPSGSIKDRMVVYILKKAVESGELRPGGTIVEATSGNTGAAVAMFASANGYQAILTVPDKMSREKVDTLKAFGAEVHICPTDIPADSPESYYETGKRLHRETPGSFWIGQYFNLNNAEAHYRSTGPEIWRQTGGRLDVLVGGIGTGGTISGTARFLKEKKPNIEVVAADPVGSVYYQYHRDGTLVRPRTYQVEGIGEDMLCPSIDFSYIDRIYQVTDEECFLAGRELTRTEGIFVGGSSGAAVHVALKHAAKLEADKTVVVILPDSGAKYISKMYNDDWMKEKGFLN
- the greA gene encoding transcription elongation factor GreA encodes the protein MVEPIYLSKEGRLKLEAELRRLKFEERPKLVAEIKRARALGDLAENAEYHAAKEVQRLLERKVAELEDKLSRVRTVDVDKIPSDKVYLFARVLVRDLDRGEEIQYTISPPDEVDVDEDIISVKSPIGQALLGHSVGDVVEFTVPAGPIRYEILKISRD
- a CDS encoding sodium:solute symporter family protein, producing the protein MHAVDYSLIVLYLVCLLGLGFYRRLSRSSSVAELIVGGRVLTLPAFVASLVSTWYGGILGVGEYSYLHGLSNWLVFGVPYYLAALLFALFLAEKARRSEVLTIPERLAQTYDDRTAVLGSVIIFVMTVPAAYVLMLGVLCEALFGWPFWAGVAAGTLFSIVYVFLGGFRSVVRTDLLQFGLMFAGFIVLFAVLVSGYGSLEFLRAALPAGHLTWHGGRSGWYIATWYVIALATLIEPAFYQRCYAVRDARTARTGILVSIVCWMVFDFLTTSCGLYARALLPDLADPVASFPTLALRVLPSGLLGLFALSLLATVMSTVDSYSFIAASTFGNDIAGRLARLTDRQILFYTRLGLLISVVLAVVLAVFFRSVVDIWYTLGSIGTPALLVPVFFSFVGRRRLSPTAAFAVVVVSGLVSLVWYLSQYLTPTGNYWFDLQPIFPGLLISVILFFALAGRSTPSLQDR
- a CDS encoding TonB-dependent receptor — its product is MKQTIVILALLCAGLLSSAGGAELSGTVVAPDGEALVGVSVVTDVSGVAGQTDERGRYVMEVPETVTRVTFSAIGYKPRQFRADDVPSVVMLETMYYEIDGILVTADRVQSGVDAIAFDNVTRAEIERDYTVAEFPLLLASTPNLLAYTDGGAPLGYSYLKIRGFDDKRVTTYINGVPLNDPEDQATYFVDLPDFGANVSDIQVQRGVGNSLYGDASFGGSINIVSSVFDKTRGARLRTGYGEFTSGGKFFGRQISKQSVEYATGLVDGRWAFYGRFSRQSSSGYREQSWYNGWSYYLSAGRLDHGMTTELHVYGGPIRTHLAYYGVDRDVLRDNRLANPGIAGYELLEYSNATDNFNQPHYQLHNVIQLSEQVVLANTLYYIRGKGYYEQFKPGQDYIEYSIDPSQTGGQTSGDLVRQKWVYKNQYGWNPRLDFQHDHGSHALGGSFYLYDSDHWGEVVWAEHIDGAVSPRHRYYLYGGRKAVASLYGQEYYRLTDELAAQVTAQVRYERYSLDQTRMGPFPGYDFDVDWLFFSPRAGLVYTVDERLSLFANAAVSSRAPTDDDIYDADKPGAFPSLEMIDSVGTYPGGVIYAASGDVTAKPERLYDFELGGRYRTDRYALGVNLFFMDFKNEILEYAGSREGRDVTINVDGSYHSGVELTGVVKLLDELIVNGNFAFNYNRVKDYLLQYRVDSVTILGDTVKLSESVNCKDKKLPNFPEYLANVLADYEKGRLRLTYHGKLIGRQYADLWNIEDFSIDPVFVSSLAASVSVGEFLQLGTLKLNVRVDNLFDEKYEAVASYAENWAWRQPGSPVQVDGWAAYFVAPERSFYGQVSLELF